Proteins from a genomic interval of Clostridium cochlearium:
- a CDS encoding ABC transporter substrate-binding protein: protein MKKNLNFKRIMSATCIALVLGASFTACSNTAKDTANKDGKATEVKATKFTPFEIETYNTVVKYTKVPEKVVSFNAHTTENLFALGLEDKIIGTAYNNAKILPQYEEKLKKIPVLAEKYPSMEALLGAGPDFVYGRSSAFGKKGVGTVKDFVDNSIMPYVSKATYTEGATIEDTYEDFRNLGKIFNVEDRAEKIVEKMKNQISEVQKKTSKVDKKIKVFVYDSGNDQAYTAGKSLQSNIIELAGGQNIFGDLKKTWEKVSWEAVVERNPQCIIINDYGKVSAEDKIKFLKSNKALKDIDAIKNNRFVILPLPSVFTGIRNGDAVENLAKELYPDLFR, encoded by the coding sequence ATGAAGAAAAATTTGAACTTTAAGAGAATAATGTCAGCTACTTGTATAGCTTTGGTTTTAGGAGCATCATTTACAGCATGCTCAAATACAGCTAAAGATACAGCAAATAAAGATGGAAAGGCTACAGAAGTAAAGGCTACAAAATTTACTCCTTTTGAAATTGAAACTTATAATACAGTTGTAAAATATACAAAAGTCCCTGAAAAGGTAGTTAGTTTTAATGCACATACAACAGAAAATTTATTTGCATTAGGCTTAGAAGATAAAATAATTGGAACAGCTTATAATAATGCAAAAATACTTCCACAATATGAGGAAAAACTTAAAAAAATACCTGTGTTGGCAGAAAAATATCCTTCAATGGAAGCTCTTCTTGGAGCAGGTCCTGATTTTGTATATGGTAGAAGTTCTGCTTTTGGGAAAAAGGGAGTAGGGACAGTTAAAGATTTTGTAGACAATAGTATAATGCCTTATGTTTCAAAGGCTACTTATACAGAAGGGGCTACAATAGAAGATACATATGAAGATTTCCGCAATCTAGGTAAAATTTTTAATGTAGAGGATAGAGCGGAAAAGATAGTTGAAAAGATGAAAAATCAAATTAGCGAAGTACAAAAAAAGACAAGTAAAGTAGATAAAAAGATTAAAGTTTTTGTGTATGATAGTGGAAATGATCAGGCCTATACAGCAGGAAAAAGTCTTCAAAGCAATATTATTGAACTTGCAGGTGGACAAAATATATTTGGTGATTTAAAAAAGACATGGGAAAAGGTTAGTTGGGAAGCAGTTGTAGAAAGAAATCCACAATGCATAATTATAAATGATTATGGCAAAGTGTCAGCAGAAGATAAAATCAAATTCTTAAAAAGCAACAAAGCATTAAAAGATATAGATGCAATAAAGAATAACAGATTTGTAATTTTACCATTACCAAGTGTATTTACTGGAATTAGAAATGGAGATGCAGTAGAGAATTTAGCAAAGGAACTTTATCCTGATTTATTTAGATAG
- a CDS encoding FecCD family ABC transporter permease, translating into MILSMVVAVGIGPVSIDFMDVWKIILYKLGFNIDGVAQISSNIQRIVWYLRLPRVILSAVVGSGLAIAGVSMQAFTKNPLSDPYILGISSGASAGAVAAALIGIFNIFGIFAMPIGAFIGSLISIIVVYSLSRTKEGILPIRLVLTGLAVSSIFSAFTNYLIYSSKDESGIRNAVFWMMGGLSGTKWIYIPIPLAVLIVSILVLFCLSNALNTMLIGEQTAIVLGMNIKLIRTIVVLVCALLTGTLVAISGSIGFVGLIVPHISRNFVGSDHRKVLPISALLGALLIIWADVAARMVVAPQELPIGIVTALTGGPFFIWLLKRNRYSFGE; encoded by the coding sequence ATGATTTTATCAATGGTGGTAGCTGTTGGAATTGGTCCTGTGTCTATTGATTTTATGGATGTTTGGAAAATAATATTATACAAGCTAGGTTTTAATATAGATGGGGTTGCACAAATAAGTAGCAATATTCAACGAATAGTATGGTATTTAAGGCTCCCAAGAGTTATATTAAGTGCAGTTGTAGGAAGTGGTCTTGCAATAGCTGGAGTAAGTATGCAGGCTTTTACAAAGAATCCATTATCCGATCCATATATACTTGGAATATCATCAGGAGCATCTGCAGGGGCAGTGGCAGCAGCCCTTATAGGCATATTTAATATTTTTGGGATTTTTGCTATGCCAATAGGAGCTTTTATAGGTTCGTTAATATCTATAATTGTTGTATATTCTCTATCAAGAACCAAAGAAGGAATATTACCTATTAGACTAGTTCTTACTGGACTAGCAGTGTCTTCAATTTTTTCCGCATTTACAAATTACCTTATATATAGTTCCAAAGATGAAAGTGGAATTAGAAATGCAGTATTTTGGATGATGGGCGGACTTTCAGGTACTAAATGGATATATATTCCCATACCTTTAGCAGTACTTATAGTATCAATTCTAGTATTATTTTGTTTAAGTAATGCGTTAAACACCATGCTAATTGGTGAGCAAACAGCTATAGTATTAGGAATGAATATAAAGCTTATAAGAACTATAGTAGTTTTGGTTTGTGCATTACTTACAGGAACTTTGGTTGCCATAAGCGGATCAATAGGTTTTGTAGGATTAATAGTGCCACATATATCAAGGAATTTTGTAGGCTCAGATCATAGAAAAGTTCTTCCCATTTCTGCGCTTTTAGGGGCATTATTGATAATTTGGGCAGATGTTGCAGCTAGAATGGTGGTTGCCCCTCAGGAACTACCTATAGGAATAGTTACTGCACTTACTGGAGGACCATTTTTTATATGGTTACTTAAACGAAATAGATATTCTTTTGGAGAGTGA
- a CDS encoding ABC transporter ATP-binding protein, with amino-acid sequence MYLEIENLDYEIENKKICDKIKLQVNKGEFVGIIGPNGSGKSTLLKNIYKVLKPKGGTIYLNSKDLIKSSNREAAEEMSIVAQENNVGFDFSVKEIVLMGRYPSKKLFEGSNSQDIQIVRDSLEKVGMESMEKKSFSKLSGGEKQRILIARAIAQDTEFMILDEPTNHLDIGCQIKILKLLRTLKKTILISLHDLNMAAEYCDRIYAIKDGKIVDSGTPKQVLKPELIKELYKVDAYIQTDPNTEKVKINYILS; translated from the coding sequence ATGTACCTAGAAATAGAGAATCTTGACTATGAGATAGAAAATAAAAAAATATGTGATAAAATAAAACTTCAGGTTAACAAAGGAGAGTTTGTAGGTATAATAGGACCTAATGGAAGTGGTAAGTCTACACTTTTAAAGAATATATATAAAGTGCTAAAACCTAAAGGTGGTACCATTTATTTGAATAGTAAAGATTTAATTAAAAGTTCCAATAGAGAAGCGGCTGAAGAGATGTCTATAGTGGCACAAGAAAACAATGTAGGATTTGATTTCAGTGTAAAGGAGATAGTTTTAATGGGTCGATACCCATCCAAAAAGCTTTTTGAAGGAAGTAATAGCCAAGACATACAAATAGTAAGAGACTCATTAGAAAAAGTAGGAATGGAAAGTATGGAGAAAAAAAGTTTTTCAAAACTATCAGGTGGAGAGAAACAAAGAATATTAATAGCTAGAGCAATAGCACAGGACACGGAATTTATGATACTTGATGAGCCTACTAATCATTTGGATATAGGTTGCCAGATAAAAATACTTAAATTGCTTAGAACCTTAAAAAAGACAATTTTAATATCTTTACATGATTTAAACATGGCAGCAGAATATTGCGATAGAATATATGCAATAAAAGATGGAAAAATTGTGGACAGTGGAACTCCAAAACAAGTTTTAAAGCCTGAGCTTATTAAAGAATTGTATAAAGTAGATGCTTATATACAAACAGATCCAAACACTGAAAAAGTAAAAATTAATTATATACTATCTTAA
- a CDS encoding RNA polymerase sigma factor — protein sequence MNKDAFADKVLETESTLYHVSKSILIHDEDCEDAVQSAILKAYNKLGTLKKEEYFKTWLIRILINECYSLKRKKHPVVSYEEYFEYSKAQDKEDYSELYFAIRQLPHRIRITIVLHYVEGYSVEEIKQILKIPSGTVKSRLSRGRKLLKIELEHMEVSYE from the coding sequence TTGAATAAAGATGCATTTGCAGATAAGGTCCTTGAGACTGAATCTACTTTATATCATGTATCAAAATCAATTTTGATTCATGATGAAGATTGTGAAGATGCAGTTCAAAGTGCAATTTTAAAAGCCTATAACAAATTAGGCACATTAAAGAAAGAAGAATATTTTAAAACCTGGCTAATTAGGATACTTATAAATGAATGTTATAGTTTAAAACGTAAAAAGCATCCAGTGGTATCTTATGAAGAATACTTTGAGTATTCAAAAGCCCAAGATAAAGAAGATTATAGTGAATTATATTTTGCTATTAGGCAATTGCCACATCGTATTCGTATTACAATTGTTCTTCATTATGTGGAGGGATATTCTGTGGAAGAAATTAAACAGATTTTAAAAATACCCTCAGGAACTGTAAAAAGTAGATTATCAAGAGGACGAAAATTATTAAAAATAGAATTAGAGCATATGGAGGTAAGTTATGAATAA
- a CDS encoding lantibiotic protection ABC transporter ATP-binding protein, whose product MNEIILETKRLCKTFKKQEAVKEVSISVQRNSIYGLLGPNGAGKSTLLKMITGMLRPTSGEVFFHGHKWSRKDLRKIGSLIESAPLYENLTAKENLKVRTTVLGLPDSRIDEVLSIVELKDTGKKRAGQFSMGMKQRLGIAIALLNNPKLLILDEPTNGLDPFGIQELRELIRSFPSKGITVILSSHILSEVEQIADHIGIISGGVLGYEGELKRGEDLEKLFMNIAGKYRREK is encoded by the coding sequence ATGAACGAAATTATTTTAGAAACAAAAAGATTGTGTAAAACATTTAAAAAACAAGAGGCGGTTAAGGAAGTTTCAATATCAGTTCAGAGAAATTCAATATATGGATTACTAGGACCAAATGGGGCAGGAAAATCAACATTATTAAAAATGATTACAGGAATGCTTAGACCAACTTCAGGTGAAGTTTTTTTCCATGGACATAAATGGAGTAGAAAGGATCTTAGAAAAATTGGTTCTTTAATAGAATCAGCACCTTTGTATGAAAATTTAACGGCAAAAGAAAATTTAAAGGTTAGAACTACAGTACTCGGATTACCAGATTCAAGAATAGATGAAGTATTAAGTATAGTAGAACTTAAAGACACAGGGAAAAAGAGGGCAGGACAATTTTCTATGGGGATGAAACAAAGACTAGGAATTGCCATTGCACTTTTAAACAATCCAAAACTTTTAATTTTAGATGAACCAACTAATGGACTAGACCCCTTTGGAATACAAGAATTAAGAGAACTTATACGTTCTTTCCCAAGCAAAGGCATTACAGTGATATTATCAAGTCATATACTAAGCGAAGTAGAACAGATTGCTGACCATATTGGAATTATATCAGGTGGAGTTCTTGGATATGAAGGAGAGTTAAAAAGAGGAGAAGATTTAGAAAAATTATTTATGAATATTGCGGGAAAATATAGGAGGGAGAAGTAA
- a CDS encoding lantibiotic immunity ABC transporter MutE/EpiE family permease subunit, which translates to MLKYFVSENMKIKRKFVKKLVWIAPIMVILLSVFLIVNYFQVSIYNWWYTTILPGVIAIEGCFLYKIDGDTKNKLVMALPVDLKKVWIAKILVAVKNIAISCMIIFIAGQLSVFVIPMRSESNISMLSGFVGILVIIITSIWQIPLYFYLGSKIGVFPSIILSLATNIYSIVMATKRFWIVNPFSYTSRLMCPILRLLPNGLLAKEGSKTFTPELLNTSSIPLGIGISVVLFIVITYLTAKWYERQEVK; encoded by the coding sequence ATGCTTAAATACTTTGTTTCAGAAAATATGAAGATAAAGCGTAAATTTGTAAAGAAATTAGTATGGATAGCTCCAATAATGGTGATTCTTCTTTCAGTTTTTTTAATAGTAAATTATTTTCAAGTGTCTATTTATAACTGGTGGTATACGACAATTCTTCCAGGGGTTATTGCTATAGAGGGATGCTTTTTATATAAGATAGATGGAGATACGAAAAATAAATTAGTAATGGCACTGCCGGTAGATTTAAAAAAAGTGTGGATTGCTAAAATATTAGTGGCAGTAAAAAATATAGCCATTTCTTGTATGATTATTTTTATAGCTGGTCAGTTAAGCGTATTTGTTATTCCAATGAGAAGCGAATCTAACATTTCGATGTTAAGTGGGTTTGTAGGGATTCTAGTAATAATTATTACGTCAATTTGGCAAATTCCGCTATACTTTTATTTAGGAAGTAAGATAGGTGTATTTCCAAGTATTATACTAAGTTTAGCAACAAATATATATTCTATAGTTATGGCTACAAAAAGGTTTTGGATAGTTAATCCTTTTTCATATACATCTAGACTTATGTGTCCTATATTAAGACTTCTTCCAAATGGACTTTTAGCAAAAGAAGGTAGTAAAACATTCACACCAGAACTTTTAAATACATCATCAATACCACTTGGAATTGGAATTTCTGTAGTGTTATTTATAGTAATTACTTATTTAACAGCTAAATGGTATGAAAGACAGGAGGTAAAATAA
- a CDS encoding lantibiotic immunity ABC transporter MutG family permease subunit: protein MKILRLMKADFIKMKHTSFYWIHICMPVIGTFMFLWYYSFSILGSIGKVNGYLDALSLVFPVLIGIICSTVIEQEVMAGKFKEMLSIEYGKGICLLSKILVVLVMGFFSLSLAVGGFFIGFQYILKQNILPFKFYVILTLLIFVAQIFIYLFHLWLSIKFGSEASIGMGIFESLFSALIITGLGDGIWQWIPCAWSVRFCNNFFIKESNSIDVFNELADFNTGLSINAIGLRNCIIFTIVLGILFGIWFNFFEGRENE, encoded by the coding sequence ATGAAGATTTTACGCCTTATGAAGGCAGATTTTATAAAAATGAAACATACTTCATTTTACTGGATTCATATTTGTATGCCAGTTATAGGAACTTTCATGTTTTTATGGTATTATTCATTTTCAATTTTGGGAAGTATAGGTAAGGTAAATGGTTATTTAGATGCATTATCATTAGTATTTCCAGTGTTAATTGGAATTATATGTTCAACTGTAATAGAACAGGAAGTAATGGCAGGAAAATTTAAAGAAATGTTATCAATAGAATATGGAAAGGGAATATGCCTTTTAAGCAAGATATTAGTTGTACTTGTTATGGGCTTTTTTTCACTTAGCTTAGCGGTAGGTGGATTTTTTATTGGATTTCAATATATTTTAAAGCAAAATATACTACCATTTAAGTTTTATGTTATTTTAACTTTATTAATATTTGTAGCACAGATATTTATATATTTATTTCATTTGTGGTTAAGTATTAAGTTTGGAAGTGAAGCATCTATAGGAATGGGCATATTTGAAAGCTTGTTTTCAGCATTAATTATTACAGGACTTGGTGATGGAATATGGCAATGGATTCCTTGTGCATGGTCTGTTAGATTTTGCAATAATTTTTTTATAAAAGAATCTAATTCTATAGATGTGTTTAATGAGTTAGCTGATTTTAATACAGGACTTTCTATTAATGCCATAGGACTCAGAAATTGCATTATTTTTACCATTGTTTTAGGGATTTTATTCGGAATATGGTTTAACTTTTTCGAAGGTAGAGAAAATGAATAA
- a CDS encoding response regulator transcription factor: MAYILAIDDEEGILTIVKSALEKEGHTVTTVSNPTCLSKDKYLKYDLILLDVMMPEIDGFSLCKKIRNLVDCPIIFLTAKTMEQDIVMGLSLGGDDYISKPFGISELRARVAAHLRREHREKQNAFSVSNVKFNITSKEAYYNEKLIPFTKSEYSICECLAMNHGQVFSKERIYEKVFGVYGNSDTTTIVEHIKNIRNKLKDMGINPIETVWGIGYKWKE, encoded by the coding sequence ATGGCATATATTTTAGCTATAGATGATGAAGAAGGAATATTAACTATTGTAAAAAGTGCTTTAGAAAAAGAAGGACATACTGTCACTACAGTTTCTAATCCCACATGTCTTTCAAAAGATAAATATTTAAAATATGATTTAATTTTACTTGATGTAATGATGCCAGAAATAGATGGTTTTTCCCTTTGTAAAAAAATACGTAATTTAGTTGATTGTCCAATAATATTTTTAACAGCTAAGACTATGGAACAAGATATTGTAATGGGATTAAGTTTGGGAGGGGATGATTATATATCTAAGCCTTTTGGTATTAGCGAACTAAGGGCAAGAGTAGCGGCACATTTAAGACGTGAACATAGAGAAAAACAAAACGCTTTTTCTGTATCTAATGTGAAATTTAATATAACTTCAAAAGAGGCATATTATAATGAAAAATTAATACCTTTTACAAAAAGTGAGTATAGCATATGTGAATGTTTAGCTATGAATCATGGACAAGTATTTTCTAAAGAAAGAATATATGAAAAGGTATTTGGAGTTTATGGAAATAGTGATACCACAACAATTGTAGAACATATTAAAAACATACGAAATAAGTTAAAAGATATGGGGATAAATCCGATAGAAACAGTTTGGGGGATAGGGTATAAGTGGAAAGAATAA
- a CDS encoding sensor histidine kinase has translation MERIKKQKSISKIFAIYVVVFCITSIISVLLYMGIFVIGLRSGIILPANYYEKTIEKYREDISKAKDVQKIIPKECKYAVYSLDGEVLQGNISREKAIDIWNFIKSNKASKSKFFYKIIQRKDGICVVEYRLNASFKNPTLRKYIKNPEGILFILLFALFVVQIIILSKCFKKRLKKEMKILKDITENIQMKNLEFKVKYSNIVEINDVINALDKMKTELNDSLTKQWDMEETRKEQIGALAHDIKTPLTIIRGNSELLGESDLNAEQTKFNNATLNEIKNMEFYIKSLIEITRSEKEAVIQKKQVNVMDFIDDITKSASLISKNKNLNFKSQIKNIPEFIFVDEIALKRVINNIISNSIDYSLNNGEILFTVDSDDKNIQFIIEDSGKGFTKEEISFATKQFFQGDKSRNSKNHYGMGLYIAKRIIEKHNGSIILENSKSLKGAKVILNLPNS, from the coding sequence GTGGAAAGAATAAAAAAGCAAAAAAGTATTTCTAAAATTTTTGCAATATATGTGGTTGTCTTTTGTATAACTTCTATTATTTCAGTGCTATTATATATGGGTATATTTGTCATTGGATTAAGAAGTGGAATTATATTACCAGCTAATTATTACGAGAAGACAATTGAAAAATATAGAGAAGATATATCAAAAGCTAAAGATGTACAAAAAATAATACCTAAGGAATGTAAATATGCAGTTTATAGTTTAGATGGCGAAGTTCTTCAAGGAAATATTTCCAGGGAAAAAGCTATAGATATTTGGAATTTTATAAAGTCAAATAAAGCAAGTAAGTCAAAATTTTTTTACAAAATTATTCAAAGAAAAGATGGAATTTGTGTTGTAGAATATAGGCTTAATGCAAGTTTTAAAAATCCAACTTTGAGAAAATATATTAAAAATCCTGAGGGTATTTTGTTTATATTATTATTTGCTTTATTTGTTGTGCAGATTATTATTCTTTCAAAATGTTTTAAAAAAAGATTGAAAAAAGAAATGAAAATTTTAAAGGATATTACAGAAAATATACAAATGAAAAACTTAGAGTTTAAAGTAAAATACTCTAATATAGTAGAAATAAATGATGTAATTAATGCATTAGATAAAATGAAAACAGAGTTAAATGACTCACTTACTAAACAGTGGGATATGGAAGAAACTCGCAAGGAACAAATAGGAGCATTGGCTCATGATATAAAAACACCTTTAACAATAATTAGAGGAAATTCAGAACTTTTAGGAGAATCAGATTTAAATGCTGAGCAAACTAAATTTAATAATGCTACTCTAAATGAAATTAAAAATATGGAATTTTACATTAAATCTTTAATAGAAATTACAAGGTCAGAAAAGGAAGCTGTAATACAAAAAAAGCAAGTAAACGTAATGGATTTTATAGATGATATAACAAAGAGTGCAAGTTTAATTAGTAAAAATAAGAATTTAAATTTTAAAAGTCAAATTAAAAATATACCAGAATTTATTTTTGTAGATGAAATAGCACTAAAACGAGTTATAAATAATATTATTTCAAATTCCATTGATTATTCTTTAAATAATGGGGAAATATTATTTACTGTTGATTCTGATGATAAAAATATACAATTTATAATTGAAGATTCAGGAAAGGGCTTTACAAAAGAAGAAATAAGCTTTGCAACAAAGCAGTTTTTTCAAGGAGATAAAAGTAGAAATTCAAAAAATCATTATGGTATGGGATTATATATTGCAAAAAGAATTATAGAAAAACATAATGGAAGTATAATTCTAGAGAACTCAAAATCACTTAAAGGTGCAAAGGTTATATTAAATTTACCAAATAGTTAA
- a CDS encoding ATP-binding protein, with protein MKRIPYGISNFEVLRKENYLYVDKTSYIEILDRYAPYQFFIRPRRFGKSLFISTLENYYDINKKDKFEELFGDLYIGKNPTEKRNKFLVWKISFAGIDAGHGEEELRKSFNSKVILSAIGFLNQYSNLLGENTIPKEVDSAEMVVQYISLLASKIKLPVFVLIDEYDNFANELITGGKQSTYESILHGEGFVKVFYKALKDATMDNFNRIFMTGVSPIMLDDLTSGFNITMNYTLDRDLNAMMGFTREELSWIMDEVNIKDTELRKKICTDMTTYYDGYKFNKKANSVFNPDMSMYFLNKYLAYNEYPEEMIDNNVKTDYGKVNQLAYNFNDTEALEEIMTKGETSTMLVDRFNIHTMYSVKENFKSLLFYLGMLTIKGQGPLGTVLRVPNYVIKTIYWEQYFQRMNLEYNIQPQDIRIAVNEMRSYGNIEPLAKIIGEILEDLSNRDLIQMDEKHIKMMFLTLLGIDSTYFIQSEAENNKGYVDIMLKRKIQYKDITKFQWIIELKYIKESERNTLEKVKEDGLKQLKGYVESKIVKEQLGEEGLKKALIIVVGKKDIYTEIIPET; from the coding sequence ATGAAAAGAATACCCTATGGTATTTCCAATTTTGAAGTTTTAAGAAAAGAAAATTATCTTTATGTAGATAAAACATCATATATAGAAATTTTAGATAGATATGCTCCTTATCAATTTTTTATAAGACCTAGAAGATTTGGAAAAAGTTTATTTATATCCACATTAGAAAATTACTATGATATAAATAAGAAGGATAAATTTGAAGAATTATTTGGAGATTTATATATAGGCAAAAATCCTACAGAGAAGAGAAATAAGTTCCTTGTTTGGAAAATAAGTTTTGCTGGTATTGATGCAGGTCATGGAGAAGAAGAACTTAGAAAGAGTTTTAATTCAAAAGTAATTTTATCAGCTATAGGGTTTTTAAATCAATACTCAAATTTATTGGGAGAAAACACTATTCCAAAAGAAGTAGACAGTGCCGAAATGGTAGTGCAATATATATCTTTATTAGCTAGCAAAATAAAACTACCTGTATTTGTTTTAATAGATGAATATGATAATTTTGCCAATGAACTAATTACAGGAGGAAAACAAAGCACCTATGAAAGTATTCTCCATGGTGAAGGCTTTGTTAAAGTGTTTTATAAAGCATTAAAAGATGCAACTATGGATAATTTTAATAGAATATTTATGACTGGAGTAAGTCCTATAATGTTAGATGATTTAACCAGTGGATTTAACATAACCATGAATTATACTCTAGATAGAGATCTTAATGCCATGATGGGATTTACAAGAGAAGAGCTATCTTGGATTATGGATGAAGTTAATATAAAGGATACAGAACTTAGAAAAAAAATATGTACCGATATGACTACTTATTATGATGGATATAAGTTTAATAAAAAAGCTAATAGTGTATTTAATCCAGATATGTCTATGTATTTTCTTAATAAATATTTAGCATATAATGAATATCCAGAAGAAATGATAGATAATAATGTAAAAACAGATTATGGAAAAGTTAATCAGCTAGCGTATAATTTTAATGACACAGAAGCCCTAGAGGAAATAATGACTAAGGGCGAAACCTCTACTATGCTTGTGGATAGATTTAATATTCATACCATGTACAGTGTAAAAGAAAATTTTAAATCCCTATTATTTTATCTTGGAATGCTTACAATAAAAGGGCAAGGACCACTTGGTACAGTACTTAGAGTGCCTAACTATGTGATAAAAACAATTTATTGGGAACAATATTTTCAAAGAATGAATTTAGAATATAATATTCAACCACAAGATATAAGAATAGCTGTTAATGAAATGAGATCATATGGAAACATTGAGCCTTTAGCTAAGATTATAGGTGAAATACTAGAAGATTTATCCAATAGAGATTTAATTCAAATGGACGAAAAGCACATTAAAATGATGTTTTTAACTCTTTTAGGAATAGACAGCACCTATTTTATACAAAGTGAAGCTGAAAATAACAAAGGTTATGTGGATATAATGCTTAAAAGAAAAATTCAATATAAAGATATAACCAAATTTCAATGGATTATAGAATTAAAATATATAAAGGAAAGTGAAAGAAATACCTTAGAAAAAGTTAAAGAGGATGGGCTAAAACAACTTAAAGGCTATGTGGAAAGTAAAATAGTTAAAGAACAACTAGGAGAAGAAGGATTGAAAAAAGCTCTTATTATTGTGGTAGGTAAAAAGGATATTTATACTGAGATAATACCAGAAACATAA
- a CDS encoding CPBP family intramembrane glutamic endopeptidase: MYIICGITLAPIVEELIFRGVILNRLKIRFSIIPAIFVSAILFGIAHFDINILGRLIFGLLCAILFFQTKNILNCIILHLLNNASIFMFPVLSKYTNLSINTNSEFKTAMLILIIFSCFVSSIVFSIIYIKNTLPDLNNYNLN, encoded by the coding sequence ATGTATATTATTTGTGGCATAACTTTAGCTCCTATAGTTGAAGAGTTAATATTTAGAGGTGTTATATTAAATAGGTTAAAAATAAGATTTAGTATTATTCCAGCAATTTTTGTTTCTGCAATATTATTTGGAATAGCACATTTTGATATAAATATACTTGGTAGATTAATTTTTGGCTTGCTATGTGCCATATTATTTTTTCAAACTAAAAATATTTTAAATTGTATTATTCTTCATTTATTAAATAATGCAAGCATATTTATGTTTCCAGTATTATCTAAGTATACAAATTTGTCAATAAATACTAATAGTGAATTTAAAACAGCAATGCTTATACTAATAATTTTTAGTTGTTTTGTTTCATCAATAGTGTTTAGTATTATTTATATAAAGAATACCTTACCAGATTTAAATAATTATAACTTAAATTAA
- a CDS encoding 2'-5' RNA ligase family protein — MNRYVIVCLFKDDVLKFHEKLVNDVCSKFNVKKQKLPAHFTIKAPFETENIGEIEKITEEFVKNNNKQNIKISGFDKFRTDVVFMKVIPSKEALKVHDEFINNLKKVNWLKWKHHEGNDKNKVFHCTIVSRLKEDKFYDIWEYVNKYNPQFETYFDNISILKWENSRWEVYKEYFLK, encoded by the coding sequence ATGAATCGATATGTTATAGTATGTTTATTTAAAGATGATGTACTTAAATTTCATGAAAAACTTGTAAATGATGTGTGTTCTAAGTTTAATGTTAAAAAACAAAAGCTTCCTGCTCACTTTACTATAAAAGCTCCTTTTGAAACGGAGAATATAGGGGAAATTGAAAAAATAACAGAGGAATTTGTAAAAAATAATAATAAGCAAAATATAAAGATTAGTGGATTTGATAAATTTAGAACTGATGTGGTTTTTATGAAAGTCATTCCTTCTAAAGAAGCCTTAAAAGTCCATGATGAATTTATTAATAATCTTAAAAAGGTTAATTGGTTAAAGTGGAAACATCATGAAGGCAATGATAAAAATAAGGTGTTTCACTGTACCATAGTAAGCCGTCTTAAAGAGGATAAATTCTATGATATATGGGAATATGTAAATAAATATAATCCGCAATTTGAAACTTATTTTGATAATATATCTATACTTAAATGGGAAAATAGTAGATGGGAAGTTTATAAAGAGTATTTTCTAAAATAA